A single Cyclopterus lumpus isolate fCycLum1 chromosome 1, fCycLum1.pri, whole genome shotgun sequence DNA region contains:
- the LOC117729175 gene encoding homeobox protein 6-like, with product MSLHRGFGKENQSSRGNVSSRPAQPDSYWPVVAESGVIEWVKHGGYSSNEEVLEDTQKAKSTRPRALKPECERAAGGGGKAACKRSNSSVTTQCRQVLGEKRGGSHVLEDDLHTDKRARRTLTGDTAYKLPETPRTREINRAVEALGREVFVTPHCEEEEEEEDLCLPASQVSRPLDANEAETVGAVNGLRTPVAAEQISRDPRRRGVKVLVYPGDAYTQFSLSSQNSDTSEHSHVTPRATTSASYTILGGVKDHTPSYTWVNNQEDSRELAPSGIQSKKKRLLKTVCHLKNSAESLDNNTKKAPRTPKKKQKKQQQKKQKKKQQTTSLPGKEFTNNINNNNTTNNNNINNSNNNNNNNNKENVPADTQDCAGAPAESIVWGANAVLGDSLQLFPDHPSGNGFQELALPQDAYVNLNDIQTPVEAVPLECNSQLEDLHTLIDNWQAPENWAPYDITTEGDRARDTTTTTGSCMCGGVNTEVTTLRSEVGALREMLAKFVSDQAITELSIQVGALRDMLAKFASDQTNTDLNIRKVLDDQARVTDTLLTMLIRRVDGL from the exons ATGTCTCTACACAGAG GATTTGGTAAGGAGAATCAAAGTTCACGAGGGAATGTGAGCAGCC GCCCGGCACAGCCAGATTCATACTGGCCGGTGGTTGCAGAGAGTGGGGTGATTGAATGGGTGAAACACGGGGGTTATTCGTCGAATGAAGAAGTATTAGAAG ATACTCAAAAGGCCAAGTCTACAAGACCACGTGCCTTGAAACCGGAGTGTGAACGAGCGGCTGGCGGTGGTGGTAAAGCTGCATGTAAAAGATCAAACAG TTCTGTAACAACACAATGCAGACAGGTGCTGGGTGAGAAACGTGGTGGATCCCATGTTCTAGAGGATGATTTACATACAGACAAAAGAGCCAGAAG GACCTTGACTGGAGATACAGCCTATAAATTACCAGAGACACCGAGAACCAGGGAAATAAACAGGGCTGTTGAAGCACTCGGTCGTGAAGTGTTTGTAACACCTcattgtgaagaagaagaagaagaagaagacctctgtctgcctgcatcGCAGGTGTCAAGACCCCTTGATGCTAATGAGGCTGAAACAGTAGGGGCCGTAAATGGGCTACGGACGCCGGTCGCAG CTGAGCAGATATCAAGGGACCCGAGACGCCGCGGTGTGAAAGTGTTGGTGTATCCAGGGGATGCATACACTCAGTTCAGTCTGAGCAGTCAGAACAGCGACACCTCTGAACACAGTCACGTGACACCCAGAGCCACAACATCAG CATCGTATACCATCCTCGGAGGTGTGAAGGATCACACCCCCTCATACACCTGGGTAAATAACCAGGAGGACTCCCGAGAGCTGGCTCCATCAGGCAtacaatcaaagaaaaaaag GCTTTTGAAAACGGTGTGCCATCTAAAGAACTCTGCAGAGTCCCTTGATAACAACACGAAAAAAGCCCCAAG AACAccgaagaagaagcagaagaagcagcagcagaagaagcagaagaagaaacaacagacCACATCACTGCCTGGAAAAGAGTTcaccaacaacatcaacaacaacaacaccaccaacaacaacaacatcaacaacagcaacaacaacaacaacaacaacaacaaagagaacgTACCGGCGGACACCCAGGACTGTGCAGGGGCTCCTGCAGAATCCATCGTGTGGGGTGCGAATGCTGTGTTGGGGGATTCGTTACAGCTATTCCCAGACCACCCATCAGGTAATGGCTTTCAAGAATTGGCCCTGCCGCAGGATGCGTATGTGAATCTGAATGACATACAGACACCAGTAGAGGCTGTACCGCTGGAGTGTAATTCTCAATTAGAGGACCTACATACTCTTATTGACAATTGGCAGGCACCCGAGAACTGGGCTCCATACGACATAACTACAGAAGGGGACAGGGCACGTgatacgactactactacggGATcttgcatgtgtgggggtgtaaATACTGAGGTCACAACACTGAGAAGCGAGGTGGGGGCGCTCAGGGAGATGCTGGCAAAATTCGTCAGTGACCAGGCCATTACAGAGCTGAGCATACAAGTGGGTGCACTCAGGGACATGCTGGCAAAATTCGCCAGTGACCAGACCAATACCGATCTGAACATACGAAAGGTCCTAGACGATCAGGCCAGGGTTACAGATACGTTGTTAACCATGCTCATTAGACGGGTAGACGGGTTATGA
- the LOC117729186 gene encoding uncharacterized protein LOC117729186 isoform X1 yields MQAPRDPEATIRSISPVLDGEETNTTWADATDSPQPSGDANEEMGASSAEPSGGVKAYVHIDGVKISCNPPIAHRLSLTFLESIKTGVLHLLNTVITDYKKEMCNGCHIDHPSQDEHSCIEAADELFYGAHFAPLMRRLWRGKFIPALHTYLFLMGFQASDERVQGAAEMYLLELKSVDLVVDTIYNMYERMRADETCNMNMLLLMKHRWLNLIDI; encoded by the exons ATGCAAGCACCACGTGACCCTGAGGCCACAATCCGCAGCATATCACCGGTGCTAG ATGGTGAAGAAACAAACACCACGTGGGCAGATGCTACCGATAGCCCCCAGCCGAGTGGGGATGCTAACGAAGAGATGGGAGCCAGTTCAGCAGAGCCATCTGGAGGTGTAAAGGCATACGTCCACATAGATGGTGTTAAAATCAGCTGTAACCCTCCAATCGCTCATCGGTTATCCCTGACATTCCTGGAGAGCATTAAAACTGgtgttttacatttgttgaaCACGGTTATAACGGATTATAAGAAAGAGATGTGTAATGGCTGCCATATTGACCACCCCAGTCAGGACGAGCACTCGTGCATTGAGGCGGCAGATGAACTATTCTATGGTGCACACTTCGCTCCGCTGATGCGGAGGTTGTGGCGGGGAAAATTCATACCGGCTCTACACACCTATCTGTTCCTGATGGGTTTTCAGGCCTCTGACGAGAGAGTCCAAGGAGCGGCTGAGATGTACCTGCTGGAGCTGAAATCAGTAGACCTGGTTGTCGACACAATTTACAACATGTATGAACGTATGAGGGCCGATGAAACATGTAACATGAATATGTTACTATTAATGAAACATCGGTGGCTCAATCTGATAGATATTTAg
- the LOC117729186 gene encoding uncharacterized protein LOC117729186 isoform X2, with protein MLPRVDCKSELPRRHHLDGEETNTTWADATDSPQPSGDANEEMGASSAEPSGGVKAYVHIDGVKISCNPPIAHRLSLTFLESIKTGVLHLLNTVITDYKKEMCNGCHIDHPSQDEHSCIEAADELFYGAHFAPLMRRLWRGKFIPALHTYLFLMGFQASDERVQGAAEMYLLELKSVDLVVDTIYNMYERMRADETCNMNMLLLMKHRWLNLIDI; from the exons ATGCTTCCACGTGTTGACTGCAAATCAGAACTGCCCCGTCGACATCATCTAG ATGGTGAAGAAACAAACACCACGTGGGCAGATGCTACCGATAGCCCCCAGCCGAGTGGGGATGCTAACGAAGAGATGGGAGCCAGTTCAGCAGAGCCATCTGGAGGTGTAAAGGCATACGTCCACATAGATGGTGTTAAAATCAGCTGTAACCCTCCAATCGCTCATCGGTTATCCCTGACATTCCTGGAGAGCATTAAAACTGgtgttttacatttgttgaaCACGGTTATAACGGATTATAAGAAAGAGATGTGTAATGGCTGCCATATTGACCACCCCAGTCAGGACGAGCACTCGTGCATTGAGGCGGCAGATGAACTATTCTATGGTGCACACTTCGCTCCGCTGATGCGGAGGTTGTGGCGGGGAAAATTCATACCGGCTCTACACACCTATCTGTTCCTGATGGGTTTTCAGGCCTCTGACGAGAGAGTCCAAGGAGCGGCTGAGATGTACCTGCTGGAGCTGAAATCAGTAGACCTGGTTGTCGACACAATTTACAACATGTATGAACGTATGAGGGCCGATGAAACATGTAACATGAATATGTTACTATTAATGAAACATCGGTGGCTCAATCTGATAGATATTTAg